DNA from Neoarius graeffei isolate fNeoGra1 chromosome 17, fNeoGra1.pri, whole genome shotgun sequence:
ctgactacgggcgagaggcggggtacaccctggacaagtcgccaggtcatcacagggctgacacatagacacagacaaccattcacactcacattcacacctacgctcaatttagagtcaccagttaacctaacctgcatgtctttggactgtgggggaaaccggagcacccggaggaaacccacacggagaacatgcaaactccacacagaaaggccctcgctgggcaAAAACATACTCAAAAGACAAAACCTTATAACAGTTCCACCCAAAGCAAGCTGCTattaatgtgtaaaaaaaaattgactctgCAAAAAAGGCTGAAGCCACCATGGCATTAGCTCTTGCTGAACACTGTTCCCTGCTGGCATGTGATCACATTGGGGAAGCATGTAAGGCTGCTTTCTCAGACTCCACTGCTGCTACTCActtcaaaatgcacaggacaaagtgCACGGAAATGATTAATGGTGTTCTAGCACCATACTTTCTAAAAAAGTtggttgcagatgtgggtgaccaGCGTTTCAGCCTCGTCCTCGATGAGTCCACGGATGTAAGTGTTTCTAAGTACTTGGGGGTCGTGATAAAGTACTTCAGTGACACCAAACACACAATTGTCTCAACATTTCTGGGGCTAGTTGAGTTGGAGAGAGGAGATGCCAGATCTATAGCCCAAGCTGTTGTGGCTTTCCTGGAGAAGTGTTGTCTTAAAAAAGAGAAACTCCTGGGGATAGGGACTGACAATGCCTCCGTTATGACGGGGATTAACAACGGGGTTCATAAAGTGCTGAAAGAGGAGTGTGGCCTTAAAGATCTGGGGCCGTATTCACAAAGAATCTTAAGGCTAAAAGTAGCTCCTAACAGGCGAATTTAGGAGAAACTCCTAAAAATAATGGGTGTGTCAGTTGTAACTTTAGGACtcctaatttttaaaaataagagttAGTCACAAAACGTTTTAGGCCTAAAAGTAGCACTTAAGTCTGGGAGAGCTTAGAAGTAGCCCAGAGGACTCCTAACTCACTAAGACCTATTCACAAAAAGTCCTAAAATGGCTGCTGTCATTCCATGATGCAATGTTTTAGAAACGTTAGATGATGGAGAATTATTAAAAAGATACCGAATGGATCGTGAAGGGATAGAAGTTGTAGTTGAGTTGGTGAGGGACGCAATAATGACCCCAACCAACCGAAACAACCCGATAACGCCGGAGTTAAAGTGTTTGTCAACACTCCGGTATTTGGCGacggggaaaatgcagctctgcaACGCAGACAATTTAGGACCATCACAGCCATCAGTAAGCCGTTCCATCAATCAAACCATCAACGTGCTCTGTCGACCCCATATAATCCGTCAGTTTATCCGGTTCCCTTTAGACCATCGCCATCAACAAAGGATCAAAGGCAACTTTATGGAGATCGCAGGTATGCCCGGTGTGATCGGTGCCATTGATGGGATGCATATAAGAATAATTGCGCCCTCTCAGGATGAATATGTCTTTGTCAATCGCAAAAAATTCCATTCAATAAACACACAAATTGTCTTTGGCTCATGTTACACCATCCTGGACATTGTTGCGAAATGGCCCGGATCAACACACGATTCAAGAATATTGATGGAGAGTGGTTTGAGGCAGCTTTTCGAGGGGCACCACGTACCAGCTGGATGTCATTTGCTGGGGGACAGTGGATATCCATGCAAAAGGTGGCTACTGACTCCTTACCTCGATCTACAGCCGGGACCACAGTTAAGTTATAACAGGTAAGGTTGTCATGACtgtacagtctcatctcatctcattatctgtagccgctttatcctgttctacagggtcacaggcaagctggagcctatcccagctgactacgggcgaaaggcggggtacaccctggacaagtcgccaggtcatcacagggctgacacatagacacagacaaccattcacactcacattcacacctacgctcaatttagagtcaccagttaacctaacctgcatgtctttggactgtgggggaaaccggagcacccggaggaaacccacgcggacacagggagaacatgcaaactccgcacagaaaggccctcaccggccacggggctcgaacccggaccttcttgctgtgaggcgacagcgctaaccactacaccaccgtgccgccccgtacagTATTAAGGCTATTTACAATTCATACAATTCTGCACACACATTTAATAATGTTTACTGTTTTCTTGGTGTATGTTAGAGCACACAAAAGGACACGCAGTGTTGTGGAGAGAGGAATAGGCCAAATGAAACGCAGATTTCATGTACTACACAGTGAAATAAGACTCAGCCCAGAGAGAGCCAGCAGAGTTATCACTGTGTGTGGTATTCTTCACAACCTCTGCCGGCAAAGGAATATCCCACAGCCGGAGGATAGTGATGATGACATTGACGacaacaatgatgatgatgatggcaatgAAAATGTGATAAACTTGGATGAAGTGGAACAAAGTGGACTGGCATATAGGGATTACTTTATGAATACAcactggaaagaaaaaaataaaacagcaaaacatttcattctgggtcatttcttgagtgtcattTTTCATTTTGTCTATTAGCAACGTTTTAATTTCAAGAGCCTCTCTTTTTCCTTCAAAACCTTCTTTTGCCTTCTAAGCACGTGTATTTCcatcttcattttttttccatCGGGGTGAGGAACTGGCACCTGCAGCAGGAAGGAGAGGGGTGGCAGGAGGAGACAGAGGCCCACTGGAGGGAGACGCTGCAGCTGGAAGAGGAAGAGTGCATGAGGGAGATGGAAGAGGATGTgggagacgaggaggaggaggtgggagaggaagaggaggtcgtgggagaggaagaggaggatgtgggagaggaagaggaggatatTCTGGGTGTTGATCCTCCTGTGCCCTAGGGAGGAGATATTGTTATTAGGATAACTTTGTGAGCACATTTTTGGGAGCTGGGTGTTGTTTACTCTTTCATTAAATATCACTATGCATACATTTCAGTGTCTGATTATTGCACAATGCTTACGCCTCTATCTGTAACAATAACTGCATTGCTGGGTCAGCAGCACCCTCAATACCAGTGATGCTTGTATCTGACCccagcacgctgtacaccactgatgtaaCTGGGGACAGAGGCTTTGGTGCTGAGCCTTCTCCTAAAATATGCATAGAATATTTCAGTGACATGCAAAGCAGGCTACCTCACATAAACATCATATCACTATAGCACTTTGGATAAAAGAGTCTACCAAGAACCTAAACATAAATATTATGTTGCATTTAGCTTTTGTAAATTGCATGGTAGGCTAAATAAGCAATGTTAATTCCAACCTGTTTTACTGATGGCTCGTTTGTAGGCTGCAATCTCAGTCCTCGAATGAGATTGCAGCGAATACCATCTCTTTTCACAGTCATCGGCTGTGCGGGAGACTCCGGGGAACGCAGCATTCATATTGAACGAGACACTTTCCCATGCATCCctcttacaaccctgattccaaaaaagttgggacaaagtacaaattgtaaataaaaacggaatgcaatgatgtggaagtttcaaaattccatattttattcagaatagaacatggatgacatatcaaatgtttaaactgagaaaatgtatcatttaaagagaaaaattaggtgattttaaatttcatgacaacaacacatctcaaaaaagttgggacaagaccatgtttaccactgtgagacatccccttttctctttacaacagtctgtaaacgtctggggactgaggagacaagttgctcaagtttagggataggaatggtaACCTATTcttttctaatgtaggattctagttgctcaactgtcttaggtcttttttgtcgtatcttccgttttatgatgcgccaaatgttttctatgggtgaaagatctggactgcaggctggccagttcagtacccggacccttcttctacacagccataatgctgtaattgatgcagtatgtggtttggcattgtcatgttagaaaatgcaaggtcttccctgaaagagacgtcgtctggatgggagcatatgttgctctagaacctggatatacctttcagcattgatggtgtctttccagatgtgtaagctgcccatgccacacgcactaatgcaaccccataccatcagagatgcaggcttctgaactgagtgctgataacaacttgggtcgtccttctcctctttagtccgaatgacacggcgtccctgatttccatagagaacttcaaattttgattcgtctgaccacagaacagttttccactttgccacagtccattttaaatgagccttggcccagagaagacgtctgcgcttctggatcatgtttagatacggcttcttctttgaactatagagttttagctggcaacggcggatggcacggtgaattgtgttcacagataatgttctctggaaatattcctgagcccattttgtgatttccaatccagaagcatgcctgtatgtgatgcaggtccgtctaagggcccgaagatcacgggcacccagtatggttttccggccttgacccttacgcacagagattcttccagattctctgaatcttttgatgatattatgcactgtagatgatgatatgttcaaactctttgcaattttacactgtcgaactcctttctgatattgctccactatttgtcggtgcagaattagggggattggtgatcctcttcccatctttacttctgagagccgctgccactccaagatgctctttttatacccagtcatgttaataacctattaccaattgacctaatgagttgcaatttggtcctccagctgttccttttttgtacctttaacttttccagcctcttattgcccctgtcccaacttttttgagatgcgttgctgtcatgaaatttcaaatgagccaatatttggcatgaaatttcaaaatgtctcactttcgacatttgatatgttgtctatgttctactgtgaatacaatatcagtttttgagatttgtaaattactgcattctgtttttatttacaatttgtactttgtcccaacttttttggaatcggggttgtagttttgctTGTTACCCCAGAGCCAAATTTTCCTTTTATTATTGTTTTGCGTTCAAGCACCAACTGGGCCAGGAGCAGCAACTGGTCCTGGGACCAATTGGGCTTTCATTTCCGTCTAGGCGTTTCATCCATTATGGAAAACAAATCTGGGTTATGTGCGTGCTGACATTTAAAGTATGGAACATATTGTCCTAAATTGGATAATTGTCCTATTGAATAAGTGGCCTACAGTACGTGAACAACTAAGAAGGCAAAAGCGCTTTTATTCCCTTGACAATTTATGCACCGCAatcttcttatttttatttgtcAAAAGCATAATTTTTGGGTTTGCACTTAATTCTCTTCATACATGTATTTCTCTATCCATTATCTTTTCACAGGCTTTCTCATCCAGCTTTGAAGCCTATTTCCTTATTTTCACTTGATGCATTACGTATGACTTTCCAATGAGCCGCCCTGTCACTCAACAACCAATCACCGTTGTCATTGCGTCTAAGCTCGTGCATGTGAATTGACGTCATCCATAGCAACAAAGAGTTACTCTTAGTTTAAGAGTTCACAGTTTTCTTAACTAAAAGTAGGTCTCAGTGGCTTTGTGAATTACTTTTAAGAAACAACTCCTACATAAAAACTTTTAGTGCGATTTAGGAGTACTCCTAACGTTAAGATAAAATCCTTTGTGAATACGGTCCCTGGTTCTTATTCGCTGTGCATGTCACTCTCTGCAGCTTGCTGTGAGCCATGCTTCCAATGACACCATCCCCCGTAGTGTGGAGTACTTGGTACGGGAGACTTGTAACTGGTTTTCAGTGTCTCTAAAGCGCAGGGAGGCCTACAAAGCACTATATAAGACCATCAACTGTGGGGAGGAACCCTTACAAATAACCAAGGTGTGTGTTACACGTTGAACCAGCAGTTTCACGCATTTTGGACCAGTGGGAGGCGCTTAAACTGCATTTCGCTGTCACCAAGTCCAGTGAACACTGTTACATGGCTGAGGTTTTATACTTCATGTACAATGATCCTCAAAACATCTTGTATCTGACTTTTTTGAAGTCAGTGCTGGTTGAGGTACAGTTGGCCGTCAAGGCTTTTGAGGGACAGCAGGTAGATTCTCTTAAACTTCTTGACAGCTTGGTTAGCCTGATAAAGTCTGTGAGTAACAGGGTGCTGAATCCACTAGCAAATATTGATGTACTCAAAGAGCCAATTGATGGATACATCAGTCCCAAACCGTACCTTGGTTACCTTTTTGAGTCAAAGGCAGCTGAGCTCCATCTTGTGCCTGAGGAGAAGGACAATGTCCAAAAGAGGTGTGTAGCCTTCACCATCTCCCTCACTAATGAGTTGAGGGTGAGACTGCCGGACAACATCGAAGCATTGCAGTACATGTCAGTTTTCAATGGAGAGGAAACTCTGAAGCACAATAAGAGCCTGGGAGAAATAGAAAAAATAGCCAAGCTCCTTGGCTACTCTCCTGCACAGATAGACAAGATTGTCCAGCAATGGCGTGCCATCCATCTTACTAAGTGGaatgaaacaaaaaacacaatGGGCTTCTGGAGTGAGATTTGGAAGCTCAGGGATGCAGCTGATATCAACCCGTTTCAGGAACTTACCATGgctgctgtgtctgtgttgtctttgCCACACTCAAATGCTGAAGTCGAGAGATTATTCAGCCAGATGAGTGTGGTAAAAAGCAAATTTAGAAATCCGATGTCCTTGCAGACCCTTAACTCCATCCTGTATGTCCAATTTGGTCTGAAGCTGTCTGGTGAGGCTTGCTATGAGCACAAGCTGCCTGATGATGTTTTGCAGCTCTTTGGCACATGAGCTCCTTACTCATTTAAGTCAGCTTCCTCAGTTGCTGAACCTGCCATAGGAAGCCTTGACCTACTCTTTCTGTGAGTCAGCACAgcttgtgtgtgtggagggagggtctgaaaaaaaaacccaatgaaTGTGAATTAGGACCAGACTAGTTAGCatcatttacttacattgccacTGACAGTTTTTTTCTATTGTCTCTTTTTGGTCCATTAAGATTGTTAATGTTGTCatgttaaaatagaaaaaaatgttaaaatgttatgttaTGACTTGTTGTAGGCTCCTAAGTAGAGCATAAACttaagacacccccccccccccccccccccaaaaaaaaaaaaaaaaaaaaaaacctaagtaaCTCTGCCAGAGTGTCTCTTTTGGGTCActttgctggtcccaagcccggataaaggaGGAGGGTTGGATGTAGAGCTAACAATTCCACCCCGCATAACAGTTTTTTGATTCTAACATTTAACAATACAGGACAAAATTGATTTATGTAACATGGAAAGTGCCTTGAGATAATTGTATTATGATTTGgcgctaggcggcacggtggtgtagtggttagcgctgtcgcctcacagcaagaaggtcctgggttcgagctccggggccggcgagggcctttctgtgcggagtttgcatgttctccccgtgtccgcgtgggtttcttccgggtgctccggtttcccccacagtccaaagacatgcaggttaggttaactggtgactctaaattgaccgtaggtgtgaatgtgagtgtgaatggttgtctgtgtctatgtgtcagccctgtgatgacctggcgacttgtccagggtgtaccccgcctttcgcccgtagtcagctgggataggctccagcttgcctgcgaccctgtagaacaggataaagcggctagagataatgagatgagatgagatttggcgctatataaataaaaaaaaagactaaagtcATTAAGTTATTTTGAGAAGTGATGGCCTATTTCAAtggcaaaatttaaaaaaagaagaagaaagttcatTGCAGTTCTAAACATATTTAGGGTGTTTGTTACTCACTTTTTGTCTCTCCCACAATGTTATTCCTCCCTCCTACAGCGTCCATTACAATTACTTGCAAATTGTCGGTTATGCAAATTAGGCAATGACGTCATTTAGTGACTTCTAGCGACTTTAAGGGCAGCCAATAGCGACTTTCCTTACTGAGGAGTTGGCAACACTGATGCTGATACCTTTCTGGGTTATTTTACACTTTATTGTACCACTGGAACTAGGGTTAACCCTAACCCTTACCCCTTAACCCCAACCCCTCACCCCTAGATTTCTGAATACGCGGTACGGTACACCGTAAAgtatcccttttctgttttaaccagcgttaaccttttcagcagtttgtgctacagtagctcttctgtgggattggaccatatgctcTAGCCGTCATGTCCCATGCAACTCAATGAGCCTTCGAAACCCGTGACCGTGTtgtcggttcaccggttgtccttccttggaccacttttggtcactactaaccactgcatactaggaacaccccacaagatataccactttggagatgctcagacccagtcatctagccatcacacagGAGCATAGCTGGGAtttttcaaggggggggggggggggtcacacactgactggcagcctgagtacattatgtaacaaaaaataattaccattgctagttttaggtagcttggaAACCGACTCTTCCATTATTAccgtttcttccacattttcttgatgttgtgttctagaaacaacACACTAAAACTTcgcttcaaagccacaaaatgcaactttgacggaaaaaaaaaatttactgacctctcttcacgtcgaaagaaggaggaaagtttcacttgttttgacatggcgaattatgaacacgaggaaatactcgtaattcgcaactaaaaagactgcagctacactggcagcttgaccatgctttctagtgcgatcgtgttgcgcttgcgcagaactgtttcagtcctgtgcgccttggctcgtgcacctgaaggtgtgcCTCGGGCTGCGCGTGTGTCTAATGAGCTCCAGAACGCGtggcgttaacaaagaacacctgtctttaatcaatgaactatgtttaggctatttaaggactgtgcccatgcaaggatgatgcgaagtattacgccatgTCTAGTGTGCCTTAAAAAGCCCTGTTTCCTGTCcctgttgacctcctggtttttcgactcctgtttcttgtcccttgatcttgtatagtttgcctctgatattctgtctgcgCCTCGATTGACCTTCTGCCTGTTTCCTcaattacgactttgcctgctgtttcagactgtttacctgttgtgtgcatttcacgcactttatgctcatatcgcactgtgtattatttaatgtatctgcacttacatccgcctctcccgcacacactctgacaaactgggttttcgcgcctaaaccacaggaagtccatacaaggttatatggTAGAAACcccaatgaggctgaggtgacaatctagttagaaaaaaaatgttagaaaaattacagtgggcgcttttctaatattcttatgcggctattgaaaaaatgtatggtctgacaaagggggagtcacgggcaccccaggaccccccagctacacccctgtcacaatttgacccttgtcaaagttgctcagatccttacatttgcccatttttcctgcttccagcacatcaacttcaagaactgactgttctcttgcggcCTAATGTATGATATCCCACctgttgacaggtgccattgtaatgagataaccaatgtaattcactttacttgtcagtgtttttaattttatggctgatcggtgtatacttATGTTTAACTTAGAATAAActgaaaaacagggtggcacggtggtgtagtggttagcactgttgcctcacagcaagaaggtcctgggttcaagcccagtggccgacgggggcctttctgtgtggagtttgcatgttctccctgtgtctgtgtgggggtgctctggtttcccccacagtctaaaggcatgcagttaggttaacataggacggccttgggctgaagtgcccaagagtggaggTGCACATGTACACAGtggatttgctctcctatgatgaactaaaaaaATTTCTTGTatgtttgtgcagtgacaataaaggcattctattctaaaaaCTTTGATACACACAAATACAGAACCTAACACTTATTGTAAGTTTTTTTTCCGCCTTATAACATTTCTGGCTGTTTttcacagaggtggacagtaacgaagtacgtttacttgagtactgtacttaagtacactttttgagtatctgtactttacttgagtattacttttttttttggaaacttatgactttaacttcactacatttgaaagacaaatatcgtacttctcactccactacatttctatcaaggtcctcgttactatgaagcagctttgaaagtgtatgttttttctttttttttctaaaatgtgattgtttttttcgcaagtGAAACTGAGACAgtccatcagtaatcactaggatcacatcacgtccatagactgtataaaatcaagttcactgatttctcagcagcattattttacacgatcagttgatggcagaatgaaaggaggcggttcttctggagaatgcacacacccatggctttacctagaacccatgtttcagttttctgaaaggattaaagattcatttcgttttaaatgtttgctttgtttgccgaaaatgaacaTCATGGCCTACAATAACTCGCtgcccaacctgcggaagcataaacgttttattccaagagaaagcttgcaatgaagttgtctgtgcttttagagctagtgataacattacaatagttatgcagtctggttagtcaaataactttctatggatttgcccgccaagttgccatagccttgtccatggctaacattagCTAGTTAATGTGGACACGGTTAGTTAGCatataaaaatggagttacgctaacatgaataatgttaacttacctgaagtcctttcagaaatgttttagtataatcttgccaaataaacagaatgtagaaatctttcttttctagtaacgttagctacccaatatgatttcaagtttgaaaatagtttgctagcatgtcaggtggagtttcactgactagctagcttaacgttaaaccaccatgatggcacagcatgcgttcattttgtgaattcacatttctgtctttggtaatggcattaggttttgtaagcgttatgacaataatacaacaatgcgttgacagaaaatgtacctttaatacttaagtatttttaagagcaagtacttcagtactttaacttaagtaaaaatttgactgggcaactttcacttgtatcggcgtaacatttgaccagtgggatctgtactttgacttaagtaatgaagttgggtactttgtccacctctggtttttcACTTTATTTGAACATTAAATGTGGGAAAAGATCTGACATTATTTatcttacattacattacatggcatttggcagatgctcttatccagcgtAACGTAcaagaagtgcaaaagtcaggtacacaaagtcctcataagaaagttctagtgccaactaaacaagtgacagaataacacttagtgtaatcttagtttctttttttttaattcacaaaaacctgccattttaacaggggtgtgtagtaattttatatagatagatagatagatagatagatagatagatagatagatagatagatagatagatagatagatagtatagCCACTGTAAGGGCACTCTACTCACATTATCGAAAATATGCTATTTCTGTAGCCTGCAAATCCAGTTTAGTCTAAACAGTTACCAATTAACACAGGCTGAACTGGTCAAACTGGTAAACAAACTTCGGCATACTGTTTATAGTCTTAAGTCAATTGTGAATCTATTTTTGAATTCCATAACCTGGTGTGCTGCAAGTGGATTTTgcctataatatatatatatatatatatatatatatatatatatatatatatatatttttttttttaaattacacagAGTCCAATTGTTTGGCAAAGGAAATCAGGCCTGTGTTATCTCCCTTCTAATCACTAATCCGTCACtattattaaattaaatatttaaaacagctttaattaaaaagagtttacacacacacacacacacacacacacacacagtgtggctGGTCACATTTTTCCATAGTGCTCTCATATCCTTGTAGGCCGGATGCTCTTCTCACAAACCTTTAAAGACACTTGTATGTTCTCTTCATACCTAATGTTTTGTTCTCTCTGTTGAGCAGTGTCAGATTGCAGACATTCATAGCTGTTTATATTTCAGGATTTGAATGTAACAAGAAGTCGTGGCATGTTCAAATTAGCACatgcaaaaaaaatctgtcccagaTGAATGACATTTTCACAAAAACTAGCTAAGTAACAGGCCAACATTTATTCATaacacaaagcaaaaatgaattaTTTACATTATACTCAACAAATAAATATCACACAAAATTTTGCTTTTTACTGTATGTATTGCGCAACAAGTCGTTCATGATGTAGCTGTTAggttagaacaggaaacaatcagaGATCAGAAACACTGAAATCtgactttgcaaagccaaaataaTAACATAAGCAAGTATTTTTCAGC
Protein-coding regions in this window:
- the LOC132864650 gene encoding uncharacterized protein LOC132864650 produces the protein MNAAFPGVSRTADDCEKRWYSLQSHSRTEIAAYKRAISKTGEGSAPKPLSPVTSVVYSVLGSDTSITGIEGAADPAMQLLLQIEAAQEDQHPEYPPLPLPHPPLPLPRPPLPLPPPPPRLPHPLPSPSCTLPLPAAASPSSGPLSPPATPLLPAAGASSSPRWKKNEDGNTRA